The following are encoded together in the Ignavibacteriales bacterium genome:
- a CDS encoding Rrf2 family transcriptional regulator, giving the protein MKFSAQEEYGLRCLLRIAKFSLVNKSLTIPEISQYEGISQHNVAKLLRTLRLGGFLESSRGQIGGYTLAIPPERIVLGNVLECLGGKLFQEEDFCNTHTGAELICTNTIDCSVRSLWRIVQNSVDGVLKNTTLKDLMGSQNSFDYKFSNYVDSNFSS; this is encoded by the coding sequence ATGAAGTTCAGTGCACAAGAGGAATATGGTTTACGTTGTCTGCTAAGAATTGCCAAATTCAGCCTGGTAAATAAATCACTCACTATTCCGGAAATTAGCCAATACGAAGGAATCTCCCAGCACAACGTAGCTAAACTACTACGTACTTTAAGACTCGGTGGATTTCTTGAAAGCTCCCGAGGACAAATTGGCGGTTATACTTTGGCTATTCCACCGGAAAGAATTGTGCTTGGTAATGTATTGGAGTGCCTAGGAGGTAAATTATTTCAGGAGGAAGATTTTTGTAATACTCATACCGGAGCTGAGTTGATTTGCACTAACACAATTGATTGTTCAGTTCGTTCGCTTTGGCGCATTGTTCAAAATTCCGTTGATGGTGTTTTAAAGAATACTACTTTAAAAGATTTAATGGGAAGCCAGAACAGCTTTGATTATAAGTTCAGTAATTATGTTGATTCAAACTTCTCATCCTAA
- a CDS encoding BrxA/BrxB family bacilliredoxin — MFEINIKRQPIYDPEAVQWMRDELLYTGFVELQTPDKVDEYLTDPNKGAVLVVINSVCGCAAGSARPGINLALQNEIIPDHLTTVFAGQDRDAVDRARALMVGYAPSSPSAALFKDGKLVYMMERMDIEGNSAKKVANDLVEIFNKFCSKKGPSITKESFEKLVHAKACGSSIPKLN; from the coding sequence ATGTTCGAGATAAATATAAAACGACAACCAATTTACGATCCCGAAGCTGTTCAATGGATGCGGGACGAACTTCTTTATACTGGTTTTGTTGAATTGCAAACACCTGATAAAGTAGATGAATATTTAACGGATCCAAATAAAGGAGCCGTCTTAGTTGTAATAAATTCAGTTTGCGGATGTGCCGCCGGTAGCGCACGCCCCGGAATTAATCTTGCTTTACAAAATGAAATTATTCCCGATCATTTAACTACTGTGTTTGCAGGACAGGATAGAGATGCTGTTGACAGGGCAAGAGCTTTAATGGTTGGATACGCACCGTCTTCTCCTTCTGCTGCATTATTTAAAGATGGTAAATTAGTTTATATGATGGAACGGATGGATATTGAAGGAAATTCGGCGAAAAAAGTTGCAAATGATTTGGTGGAAATTTTTAACAAGTTCTGTTCTAAAAAAGGTCCTTCGATAACTAAAGAATCTTTTGAAAAACTTGTACATGCAAAAGCATGCGGTTCTTCAATTCCAAAATTGAATTAA
- a CDS encoding SUF system Fe-S cluster assembly protein, with translation MIDKQFIEKEIIQRLKTCYDPEIPVDIYELGLIYEIKIDDETNVQVKMTLTSPMCPVAGSLPGEVKEKVKSVKDVKDVYIDLVWNPPWDKDMMSEVAKVELGFF, from the coding sequence ATGATAGATAAACAATTTATAGAAAAGGAAATCATTCAAAGATTAAAAACCTGTTACGATCCGGAAATTCCTGTGGATATTTATGAATTAGGTTTGATCTATGAAATTAAAATTGATGATGAAACCAATGTTCAGGTAAAGATGACGTTAACTTCGCCTATGTGTCCGGTGGCCGGATCTCTTCCTGGCGAGGTAAAAGAAAAAGTAAAATCGGTAAAAGATGTTAAGGACGTTTACATTGATTTAGTCTGGAATCCACCATGGGACAAAGATATGATGAGTGAAGTTGCAAAAGTTGAGTTGGGATTTTTCTAA
- a CDS encoding SUF system NifU family Fe-S cluster assembly protein translates to MSDLSQLYQEVILDHNKSPRNFRKCEHCNHESEGYNPLCGDHLWVYIDLEDEKIKDISFQGSGCAISKSSASLMTSILKGKSKKEAEELFEVFHQVVTSKIGTEIDPEQLGKLAVFSGVRDYPARVKCASLAWHTMLTALKEKENLATTE, encoded by the coding sequence ATGTCAGATTTAAGTCAACTCTATCAGGAAGTAATTCTGGATCATAATAAAAGTCCGCGCAACTTTAGGAAGTGCGAACATTGCAACCATGAAAGTGAAGGATATAACCCGCTGTGCGGTGACCATCTTTGGGTATATATCGATCTTGAAGATGAAAAGATTAAAGATATTTCATTCCAGGGAAGTGGTTGCGCAATTTCAAAATCATCTGCTTCATTGATGACTTCAATTCTAAAAGGAAAATCAAAGAAAGAAGCTGAAGAGTTATTTGAAGTATTTCATCAGGTTGTAACTTCAAAAATAGGAACTGAAATTGATCCGGAGCAGCTTGGAAAACTTGCAGTATTTTCTGGTGTAAGAGATTACCCGGCACGGGTAAAGTGTGCAAGTCTTGCCTGGCATACAATGCTTACAGCTTTGAAAGAAAAAGAAAATTTAGCGACGACTGAGTAA
- a CDS encoding cysteine desulfurase, with protein MSNEIIISDVERRTKTTKTFDVELIRKDFPILQTKVRNKTLVYLDNAATAQKPLSVIDAEKEFYLNLNSNIHRGVHYLSEQATLAYEDARLKIKEFINALSACEIIFTRGATESINLVAHSYGRNNVNEGDEIIISAMEHHANIVPWQILCEEKKAKLRIIPMNDDGELILDEYKNLLNNKTKLVSVVQVSNSLGTINPVREIIELAHNRNIPVLIDGSQAVPHIKVDVQKLDCDFFVFSGHKLFGPTGTGVLYGKAEILNAMPPYQTGGDMIRSVTFEKTIFNDIPNKFEAGTQNIAGNIALGSTIDYLNKLDFDLIAKHEHDLLEYATEKLLSINGLKIIGTAKNKAAVVSFILNNIHPHDIGTILDSEGIAIRTGHHCTQPVMQRFGIPATARASFAFYNTKKEIDQLVYGIHKVIRVLS; from the coding sequence ATGAGCAATGAAATTATAATTTCTGATGTTGAACGTAGAACAAAAACCACTAAAACTTTTGATGTGGAATTAATCAGAAAAGATTTTCCAATTCTACAAACAAAAGTTAGAAATAAAACATTGGTTTATTTGGATAATGCAGCAACTGCACAAAAACCTCTTTCTGTAATTGATGCTGAGAAAGAGTTTTATCTTAATCTGAATTCCAATATCCACAGAGGCGTTCATTATCTTAGCGAGCAGGCAACGCTTGCTTATGAAGATGCCCGGTTGAAAATAAAAGAGTTTATTAATGCATTAAGCGCCTGCGAAATTATTTTTACCAGGGGTGCAACTGAATCTATTAATTTAGTTGCCCATTCTTACGGCAGGAATAATGTAAATGAAGGAGACGAAATAATAATCTCTGCGATGGAGCATCACGCTAATATTGTTCCCTGGCAGATTCTTTGCGAGGAGAAGAAAGCAAAGCTTCGAATAATTCCTATGAACGATGATGGTGAATTAATTTTAGATGAATATAAAAATCTGTTAAATAATAAAACGAAATTGGTTTCTGTTGTTCAGGTTTCTAATTCGCTTGGCACTATAAATCCAGTTAGAGAAATAATTGAACTTGCACACAATAGAAACATTCCAGTACTAATTGATGGCTCTCAGGCAGTTCCTCATATAAAAGTGGATGTACAGAAACTTGACTGTGACTTTTTTGTTTTTTCCGGACACAAATTGTTTGGGCCAACAGGCACCGGAGTTTTATACGGTAAAGCGGAAATACTAAATGCAATGCCGCCTTACCAAACTGGCGGTGATATGATTCGCTCAGTTACATTTGAAAAAACAATCTTTAATGACATCCCCAACAAGTTTGAAGCAGGCACACAAAATATTGCCGGAAATATTGCTTTGGGTTCTACCATAGATTATTTGAATAAATTAGATTTTGATTTGATTGCCAAACACGAACATGATCTTTTGGAATACGCCACTGAAAAATTGTTATCGATAAATGGATTAAAAATTATTGGAACGGCTAAAAATAAAGCCGCAGTTGTATCATTCATTTTGAATAATATCCATCCGCACGATATAGGAACTATTTTAGACAGCGAAGGAATTGCAATTCGAACCGGGCATCATTGTACACAACCGGTTATGCAGCGGTTTGGAATACCTGCAACGGCGCGGGCATCGTTTGCATTTTATAATACAAAAAAAGAAATAGATCAACTTGTTTATGGTATTCATAAAGTAATCCGGGTTTTAAGCTAA